From a single Lolium rigidum isolate FL_2022 chromosome 7, APGP_CSIRO_Lrig_0.1, whole genome shotgun sequence genomic region:
- the LOC124677802 gene encoding protein LIKE COV 1-like: MGDAKPSVLIPMTSRDRDRDPLVPPTAAAAATSSSAVAGSDDDDESKPSSASAASAAAQTGREAFHKVVHSWASKKFMTGCVILFPIAVTFYITWWFFCFVDGFFSPIYAHLGINIIGLGFVTSISFIFVVGVFMSSWLGASVLGLGEWFIKRMPFVRHIYNASKQISAAISPDQNKHAFKEVVIIRHPRIGEYAFGFITSEVLLQSYSREEELYCVYVPTNHLYIGDMFLITSSDVIRPNLSVREGIEIVVSGGMSMPQVLSILETEDNQLNRMRSSTSKLR; this comes from the exons ATGGGGGATGCTAAGCCGTCGGTGCTTATCCCGATGACCAGCCGTGACCGGGACCGCGACCCGCTCgtgccgcccaccgccgccgccgccgcaacgtCATCCAGCGCCGTCGCTGGctccgatgacgacgatgagtccAAACCAtcgtccgcctccgccgcctccgcggCGGCGCAGACCGGCCGCGAG GCATTCCATAAGGTCGTGCATAGCTGGGCTTCCAAGAAGTTCATGACCGGATG TGTAATCCTTTTCCCGATTGCAGTTACATTCTATATAACAtggtggttcttttgctttgtggACGGCTTTTTCTCTCCAATATATGCTCATCTGGGAATCAATATAATCG GCCTTGGTTTTGTAACTTCCATATCGTTCATTTTTGTGGTTGGAGTGTTCATGTCTTCTTGGCTCGGGGCTTCTGTTCTTGGTCTGGGAGAGTGGTTTATAAAGAGAATGCCATTTGTTCGACATATTTACAATGCATCTAAACAAATCAGTGCTGCCATTTCACCTG ATCAAAACAAGCATGCATTCAAGGAAGTGGTCATCATAAGGCATCCTCGAATTGGTGAATATGCTTTTGGATTTATCACTTCAGAAGTTCTACTTCAG AGCTATTCTAGAGAGGAAGAGTTGTACTGTGTATATGTCCCAACAAACCATCTTTATATTGGGGACATGTTTCTGATCACCTCGAGCGATGTTATTAGACCAAACTTATCTGTCCGTGAAGGCATTG AGATTGTTGTCTCCGGGGGCATGTCAATGCCTCAAGTATTATCAATATTGGAAACAGAGGACAACCAATTGAACAGGATGAGATCTAGTACGTCAAAGCTGAGATAG